One window of the Spirochaetota bacterium genome contains the following:
- the nadB gene encoding L-aspartate oxidase, with translation MSEILNTDFLVIGLGVAGGICAYELAKNGFDVTVILKESKYDDGNTHYAQGGIVYIGENDSSELIYKDIISAGAGVNNPEAVRVVAYEGPDIVRRVLIDELGVNFDRQDNGDLEFTEEGAHSVKRIIFSGDQTGKSIISKIVEKLEQFSNVKILERHTAIDLITWQFHSKDRFRMYKDKTCLGAYVLDITTGKVKNILSKATVLATGGMGRVYLHNTNPDVATGDGYAMAYRIGAEVINMEYTQFHPTTLYHPLKRNFLISESVRGEGGVIINSSGERFLYKYDSRGELAPRDIVTRAIISEMNEREEECVFLDARKIGSRDKIKDRFPNIFSTLEQIGIDMSRDLIPVVPAFHFQCGGVKTDTYGKTNIKRLFSIGEVACTGLHGANRLASTSLLEGVVFGYRCAKFLVENIHRDLFNEFPEINTWVDTGTEQSDPILIKQDWDLIRNIMWNYVGPIRTRRRLKRALSDIKNLLNDIEDFYRDVKVNRDIIELRNGVQTGFLVALSAWSNRESIGSHYRID, from the coding sequence ATGTCTGAAATACTTAACACAGATTTTCTTGTTATTGGTCTTGGAGTAGCAGGTGGTATCTGTGCTTATGAATTAGCAAAAAATGGTTTTGATGTTACTGTAATACTCAAAGAATCTAAATATGATGATGGGAATACACACTACGCACAGGGTGGTATAGTCTATATAGGTGAGAATGACTCATCAGAACTCATATACAAAGACATAATTTCTGCTGGCGCTGGTGTCAATAATCCTGAAGCAGTGAGGGTAGTTGCTTACGAAGGTCCAGATATAGTGAGAAGGGTTCTGATTGATGAGTTAGGGGTCAATTTTGACAGGCAAGACAATGGTGATCTTGAATTCACTGAAGAAGGTGCTCACTCGGTTAAGAGAATAATATTCTCTGGAGATCAAACAGGTAAGTCAATCATATCAAAAATTGTAGAAAAACTTGAACAGTTTAGTAATGTGAAAATCCTTGAAAGGCACACGGCGATAGACTTAATAACATGGCAATTTCACTCAAAAGATAGATTTAGGATGTATAAAGACAAAACTTGTTTAGGTGCGTATGTTCTTGATATAACTACGGGGAAGGTTAAAAATATTCTATCCAAGGCTACAGTATTAGCGACTGGGGGTATGGGTAGGGTTTATCTACACAATACAAATCCTGATGTTGCAACGGGTGATGGGTATGCAATGGCTTACAGGATTGGTGCTGAAGTTATAAATATGGAATACACACAGTTTCATCCGACAACTCTCTACCATCCATTAAAGAGAAACTTCCTAATATCAGAATCTGTGAGAGGGGAGGGGGGTGTGATAATAAACTCTTCAGGAGAACGATTCTTATACAAATACGATAGTAGGGGGGAACTTGCACCTAGAGATATCGTTACTAGGGCTATAATATCAGAGATGAATGAGAGAGAAGAAGAATGTGTTTTTCTTGATGCAAGAAAGATAGGGAGTAGAGACAAAATAAAGGATAGATTTCCGAACATATTCTCAACGCTTGAGCAGATAGGAATAGATATGTCAAGAGACCTTATACCAGTAGTTCCTGCATTTCACTTTCAGTGTGGTGGTGTAAAAACTGATACCTATGGAAAGACCAACATAAAACGTCTTTTTTCAATAGGTGAAGTTGCTTGTACTGGACTTCACGGTGCGAATAGGTTAGCAAGCACCTCACTTCTTGAAGGAGTAGTCTTCGGATATAGATGTGCAAAGTTTTTGGTAGAAAACATACACAGAGATTTGTTTAACGAGTTTCCTGAAATTAACACTTGGGTAGATACAGGAACTGAACAATCTGACCCCATACTTATAAAGCAAGACTGGGATTTGATAAGAAACATAATGTGGAACTACGTAGGACCTATAAGAACAAGAAGAAGACTGAAAAGAGCGTTGAGTGATATAAAAAACCTACTAAACGACATAGAAGACTTCTATAGAGATGTAAAAGTCAATAGGGATATTATTGAGTTGAGAAACGGTGTTCAAACAGGATTCTTGGTAGCGTTGTCTGCCTGGTCAAACAGAGAAAGTATAGGCTCACACTACAGGATTGATTAG
- the mrdA gene encoding penicillin-binding protein 2: MIDFRMVENNIGVSRFRLIFLSSFITLILAIVIIRIIDMQILSRDKFVKLAFINMAQQIPISSQRGTIYDRNMNVLASSEETIGVFVIQKYLPQSEDGRIVVFSKLSGIIDKNIKFILANIERRKWDLYGPIFISEITKEQAIKILEKQEELPGVVVDTLYQRNYNYPYESAHILGYLGPIDQQEIKTLSIEDREIYHSGSYIGKDGVEKVYDKILRGRDGKLLRYIDAKNNIVGMEITELPVEGNSIMLSIDIEIQKLGYELLKNYRGSLVMMKPSTGEIIALVSTPSYDPNRLSLGDFSYFLSLSTDEKNTPLFNRAIQGTYQPGSVFKLVTTASAIMSKKWDPNRSEMCQGALRIGKRVFQDWAIHGYVRDIVKAIEVSCDVYFYKIGLAIEPEDLIETARMFGTGEMTFIDLPNEKKGFRTSMEFHKRRYNRDIMGGDMANLSIGQGDWLFTPLQLAVMTSFIFNEGIAFKPFIVKEELSPNGKEVVKETKPEIIRKETRIPKDVFDTIKKGMKQVFEEGTARGLKYITKYPIAGKTGTAENPHGKPHSVFVCYGPTDAVNPEDVVVVAVVVENVGSGSAYAGPIAAKLVDTYFDKYGYTKQ; the protein is encoded by the coding sequence ATGATAGACTTTAGGATGGTAGAAAACAACATAGGTGTAAGTAGATTTAGACTTATATTCCTCTCAAGTTTCATTACTCTTATACTTGCTATAGTAATAATAAGAATCATTGACATGCAGATACTCAGCAGAGACAAGTTTGTTAAATTAGCATTTATAAACATGGCACAGCAGATACCAATATCCTCCCAAAGAGGAACAATATATGACAGGAACATGAATGTTTTAGCATCAAGTGAAGAAACAATAGGTGTATTCGTAATCCAAAAATATTTACCTCAAAGTGAAGATGGAAGGATAGTAGTATTCTCAAAACTTTCAGGTATAATAGACAAGAATATTAAATTCATACTAGCCAACATAGAACGCAGAAAGTGGGATTTGTATGGTCCTATATTCATAAGCGAGATAACCAAAGAACAAGCAATAAAAATTCTTGAAAAGCAGGAAGAACTACCTGGTGTGGTAGTTGATACACTCTACCAAAGAAACTACAACTACCCTTACGAGTCTGCACATATACTAGGATATCTTGGACCTATAGATCAGCAAGAGATAAAGACTCTATCAATAGAAGACAGAGAGATATATCACTCTGGTAGTTATATTGGAAAAGATGGTGTTGAAAAGGTGTATGACAAAATACTAAGAGGCCGAGATGGCAAGCTATTAAGATACATAGATGCAAAGAACAATATAGTTGGAATGGAAATAACTGAACTGCCGGTTGAAGGGAATTCCATTATGCTTTCAATTGATATTGAAATACAAAAACTTGGCTATGAACTACTTAAGAACTACCGAGGAAGTCTTGTTATGATGAAGCCAAGCACTGGTGAGATAATAGCACTAGTATCTACACCCTCGTATGACCCAAATAGATTATCTCTTGGTGATTTTTCCTATTTTCTATCCCTTTCAACTGATGAAAAAAATACTCCTCTTTTCAACAGGGCTATACAGGGAACATATCAACCAGGTTCGGTTTTCAAACTAGTCACCACAGCTTCAGCAATAATGAGTAAAAAATGGGATCCGAATAGAAGTGAAATGTGTCAAGGAGCATTGAGAATAGGCAAAAGAGTTTTCCAAGACTGGGCAATCCACGGTTATGTTAGGGACATAGTAAAAGCAATAGAAGTATCATGTGATGTATATTTCTACAAAATTGGATTAGCAATTGAACCTGAAGATCTTATAGAAACAGCACGTATGTTTGGAACGGGAGAGATGACATTCATTGACCTACCAAACGAAAAAAAAGGGTTCAGAACATCTATGGAATTCCACAAAAGAAGGTATAACAGAGATATAATGGGAGGCGATATGGCTAATCTATCAATAGGCCAAGGAGATTGGCTATTCACCCCCTTACAACTTGCCGTTATGACTAGTTTTATATTCAATGAAGGAATAGCTTTCAAACCTTTCATCGTCAAGGAAGAACTATCTCCTAATGGCAAAGAAGTTGTGAAAGAGACAAAACCAGAGATAATCAGAAAAGAAACTAGAATACCAAAAGATGTGTTTGATACCATAAAGAAAGGCATGAAGCAAGTGTTTGAAGAAGGAACTGCTAGGGGACTGAAATACATAACTAAGTATCCAATAGCAGGAAAGACTGGAACTGCTGAAAATCCTCACGGCAAGCCACATTCAGTTTTTGTATGTTATGGTCCAACTGATGCGGTTAATCCTGAAGATGTTGTTGTAGTAGCAGTTGTAGTAGAGAATGTTGGTTCAGGTTCGGCTTATGCAGGTCCGATCGCTGCAAAATTAGTTGACACATATTTTGACAAATATGGTTATACTAAACAGTAA
- a CDS encoding glycogen-binding domain-containing protein, translating into MKVVRLISISIAMLISLSLLSSCLLWDVLKDRYIPYEVVGKDPETGKLIVKFTFDRPAATTVHLAGQFNSWTAPPSQGTPGTDNVPIEMKKDEKTGYWTVEWKIRPGRWQYKYVIDGGVVWSEDQANPLKENDGFGGYNSVAILSE; encoded by the coding sequence ATGAAGGTTGTAAGGTTAATTTCAATCTCTATTGCGATGTTAATCTCATTATCTTTGCTAAGCTCTTGCTTACTTTGGGATGTATTGAAGGATAGGTATATACCTTATGAAGTTGTTGGCAAGGATCCTGAGACTGGAAAACTTATAGTGAAGTTCACTTTTGATAGACCTGCTGCAACTACCGTTCATCTTGCGGGTCAGTTTAACAGTTGGACTGCCCCACCTTCTCAAGGAACTCCTGGCACTGACAATGTTCCAATTGAGATGAAAAAGGATGAGAAAACTGGATATTGGACTGTTGAATGGAAAATAAGACCGGGTAGATGGCAGTATAAGTATGTTATAGATGGTGGAGTTGTTTGGTCAGAGGACCAGGCAAACCCATTGAAAGAAAATGATGGTTTTGGCGGCTACAACTCTGTCGCTATACTGAGTGAGTAG